In Methanothermobacter tenebrarum, the sequence TTTTTAAAGAATGATGCGAGGATATTGAATAAGAACCTTAATTTTTCACGTAAACTCATGGAGTCGATTATCCTCTGCATGGTTATCCTTATGTCCCTGTCTATGAGGGCTATCCTTGCACCTATCTCCTCAGCGGCTTCTATGGCCGCTAACATTTCAGAGCCGGGCTTCACACCCAAGTCGTCACCTATCCTATTCTGCAGGTATGTTAAAAGTCCGCTTATAAGGAAGAGGCCGATGTTCTCTCCTCTGATCAAATCTTTAACTGAGAGTTGTTTATCCTCTCCTAGGCCTAATTTTTCTCGCATGAGCTTTTGGTATCTTCCAACATCTAATTCAACAGCCACAACATCCGGTTTCTCGGCGCGTATAGTCTCTTTCACTTCTTCTATGCTCTTTTTTGACACGTGGGCTGTCCCTATTATCTTCAGGTGTTCTATTTCCATGGACCATCACTAATATTATATTTTGTATTTTTTTATTAATTTTCTATCATAGATTGGAACATTATTTGAGATGTTCCTTTGGATGGAAAATTTCACATCCTCAAAGAATCCAAGTTTTTTCAACTTCAAAGCAGAATTTGAGGTTAATATCATCTCATCAACTATCCTTTTATCATGGGCTGCGATCATGGCAGCCTTTGCGAATTCATCAAGTTGGAAATCCCTTAGATAGTATATTATCTCCCCTGCTGTGAGAAAATCTTCGATGGCGAACCTCCCATTCACACCAGCCATAATTATTTCTATCTCGTCATTGGCAAGTTCAACAGCCGCACGGGCCACGGCCCTAGCATTTATAAGGGAGCCTATAAGAGCCTTGGATCTTAAGCTTTTAAGTATCCTGGTACCATTACTTGTTGTGAGGATCAATGTTTTGCCCTTGTAGTTTTGTATTTGGAGTGGTGAATTCCCGATGAAACCTTTAATGGTCTCACCGCCACGTTCCCCTGCGAGCAATCCACCAATTTCTTTTGAAATTTTAAGAGCCTCATCCACGCTCCTGGCGGGTATTATCCTCTCGAAGTTATCCAATGCTACTGTTATCGTTGTACTAGCCCTTAACAAGTCCACCATGATACTAAGATCTTGTGTAGTTGATCTCTGATGGGTTAATCTGATCTTCATCCCCACTTTTCACCCCCCATGAAAACTATATCTGTGAACCACCCCACTGGGGGGTTCCTACTTCAACAACGGGACTTGCCCAGCTAAAGCAGGGGTGCTGAATAGGGGTTTCATCTCCACGGGCTCTGGGGGCTGTCCCAGCCCCCCGTTGAGCATCTAGCAAATATATAATCTTATAGAGGCGTCTGCAAAGGTGTTCAAGTAACTTTTTCTCAGCGACTTTGGAAGGATACAAGCGGAACCTATAACTGAGCATTTCCTTCGCATACTTCTTGTAATACATCAAGGGTCACTTGAATGGTATTTGGAACGCATAAACAGAATCCGCTCCTCTATCAAGCTTGTATCTCATAGTTACAATACTATTTTTACAACTCTATAAACCTTTCGGCTCTCATCTCCTCGCGGAGGGGGACTTCCCACCGATAAAGTTAAAAGGGGGATCCATAATAAATTTTGATACTCATGGTGACATGATATGAGGATTGTTACCACACCCATGTGTAAGGGTATACTAGATATTATAGGAGTGGATGAGTATATTGTGGCCAGAGACCCGGATACCGAGGACCCTGACCTTGCAATAGTACTTTCAGAGACCAAGACGCGTTCAAGGGCTCTCAGATTAAAATTGAACACATTCCCACAGATCAAGGAGAGTATACGTATCGTCTCAGAAACCCTGAAAGCATATGGTCTAGGATATGGGTCCTTCTCTGAGATAAATTTTAGGGTATGCTCGCCATGGTGGGATGACCCCCGGCCACTACAGGAGAGGAACAAAAAAATAAAAATAAAAGTTTATTCAAATTTCCTTAGGGATATTATTGAACATATGGGTTATAGTATAGTTGAGGATAATCCAGATTATATAGTGTATCCCGATTACATGAATATAAGAGAAAAAGGGGAAAAGGTAGAGGTTCCATCACATTATAATCTGCCATTGGATCCTGTTAAAAGGGCCCTGTTAAGGTATAGGATATTGGAGAATAGGCTATGTATGAAACATTAACTTATGTTGGTGGGGTGCACCGCCACGAGGAAATGGAGGAGCTCATTGAAGACCTTGGGGGTTTCGTCCTCCAGGAGAACATGTTACAGATGGATCTTATATTGACACTCGCCGTTCCAATAGAGGATGTTGAAAAGGTTAAGGAGAAGGCCAAGGAGCTCCTAGGGAAGGTTAAAGTGGCTCCAATGGCTGGTACAGAGATTGCTGTTGTGTCACCCACACTTGCAAGACATCATCTGCCACATGCAGCCTGTGACATCGCAGAGTATCTTAGAAGGTATGGGGCCAAGGATAACATGATAGGATTGGCCAGGGGGGCTGGCAAGGGGATATCGAGGATATCGGAGGAGGAGAAACAGCTTATAAACGAACACGATCTTGCAATTTTCGCCCTTGGGAGCTTCAAACATTGTATAAAAGAGAAAACGCACCTTTTTGAGGGTATAAACGTGCCAGTGGTTGTTACAGGCGCCCCCAAGCTCAGGGTGGAGGAGCTTCCGGGTGCAACGGCATATGTCAGTGGTTTCGGGAGGATACCAAGGCGCCTTAAAAGAGGCGAGAATATAAGAGCCTTGAAAAACTTGGTCAAGGTTGTGGAGGAGATCCTCGACAACAGGAGGAGGGAGATGGCAGAGGACCCGCCGTTAGTCCCACCAAT encodes:
- a CDS encoding methanogenesis marker 7 protein — protein: MYETLTYVGGVHRHEEMEELIEDLGGFVLQENMLQMDLILTLAVPIEDVEKVKEKAKELLGKVKVAPMAGTEIAVVSPTLARHHLPHAACDIAEYLRRYGAKDNMIGLARGAGKGISRISEEEKQLINEHDLAIFALGSFKHCIKEKTHLFEGINVPVVVTGAPKLRVEELPGATAYVSGFGRIPRRLKRGENIRALKNLVKVVEEILDNRRREMAEDPPLVPPIVIKSEIEHQVHAIKNVYSPTPVTSQLDGVRVKLNYERYHKDIENVKVYEYKLGDIAEIKPSMMYDYILVKLLPETSII
- the comB gene encoding 2-phosphosulfolactate phosphatase; translation: MKIRLTHQRSTTQDLSIMVDLLRASTTITVALDNFERIIPARSVDEALKISKEIGGLLAGERGGETIKGFIGNSPLQIQNYKGKTLILTTSNGTRILKSLRSKALIGSLINARAVARAAVELANDEIEIIMAGVNGRFAIEDFLTAGEIIYYLRDFQLDEFAKAAMIAAHDKRIVDEMILTSNSALKLKKLGFFEDVKFSIQRNISNNVPIYDRKLIKKYKI